The DNA segment AGAACAACGATCCTGCTTAAATCGGTTTCTTCCCCGGGGGGCATACCGAAGCGGGACCTGAGATTAACAATCGGGATGACGTTCCCGCGCAGGTTGATGACACCCTCAATATAGCTGCGGGCCTTCGGCACCCTGGTAACAGGAGGTATCCGGATGATTTCCTGGACTTTCATAATATCGACTCCAAATTCCTCCGAACCTAACGAAAAAGTAACCATTTGTTCTTCAGCCATGTATTTGAGTACCACCTTTCTTAGCGCTTGATCAAAATATCCTGAAGAAGTGATCCGATGTCCAAAATCAATGTTACTTTGCCATCTCCGAGAATCGTCGCTCCTGCAATCCCTGGCAAGCCGTTCAGATAATCCCCTAGAGACTTGATGACAACCTCCTGCTGGCCCTGTAGTTCATCGACAATAATTCCTACGGTTTTATCGCCCAAGCCAACCACAACGACATAAACTTCCTCATTTATGGTTTCACTTTCGGGCAAATCAAATTTCTGTTTCAAGGAAATCAACGGCAGGGTATTCCCTCTGAGCTGAACCATCGGCAGGCTTCCGACACTCTTGATATCACGCTTGTTGACAAGCAGCGTCTCAACAACAGAAGACAACGGCACAGCATAAGTCTCTTTGCCTACTTCAACGAGCAGCGCCTGAATAATCGCCAGCGTCAGCGGCAGCCGGATTATCATCGACGTTCCAACGCCTTTGCTTGTCTTAATATCAATGATGCCGCCCAAATTCGTTATGGCTTTTTTCACAACGTCCATGCCGACCCCGCGCCCGGAAATATCCGTCACTTGATCGGCCGTGCTGAATCCCGGCAGAAAAATGAGATTGGCTATATCGCTGTCGGATAGACCCTCCCTTTCACTGACAAGGCCCTTTTCCAAGGCTTTTTTGTAAATCTTGTCAATGTTAAGTCCTGAACCGTCATCCGAAACAATGATCGCAATATGGTTTCCTTCATGGTAGGCATCGAGCGTAATTGTTCCTACTCCAGATTTCCCGACTGTGAGTCTTTCTTCCGGTGCTTCTATGCCGTGGTCAACCGAGTTGCGGATAATATGCGTCAGCGGGTCACCAATCATTTCGATGACGGTCTTGTCCAGCTCTGTTTCTTCGCCGTGAATAACAAGTTCAATCCTTTTCCCGGTCTTCCGGCAGAAATCCCGGACGAGACGCGGATAACGGCTGAATACCGTGCCAATCGGCACCATACGCAGCCTCATGACACTTTCCTGAAGATCATTCATCAGACGCCCGAGGTAGACATTTGCTTCATTAAGGCTTGCAACAAGCGGATCAGACTGGTTCTCCGTCTGCAGGTCCTGGCCGATTTTCACCAGTCTGGTTCTGGTAATTACCATTTCTCCAACAAGATTAATCAGATTATCCATTCTGGCTGTGTCCACACGAATCGTATGCACCTGATTAATATCTTTCTGGGGCTGTACATTCGTGTTCTGCTCAGTAGGCTGATTCGCTTGTTTAGAACGGCCCATTTGAATGGGTTCTTCAACGTTCTTCTCTGTCCGGACAGGATTTGCCTCTTCAGCCTGAACGGTTAACCCGATCTCCGGAGCATCTGATTCCGGCAATGTGTAATTCGTGACTTGGGCGTCGTAAATTTCGGATACTTCAAGGATGTCCGCCCGAATGTCTTCCTGCGATTCATTGGTCACAAACAAAATATTGAACTCCAGCGCTTCACAAACTTCAAGCTCATCAATCGAGGGAATGATCTTCACGACATTGCCGAGCAGCTCCAGCCTTTGAATAACCATAACCGCCCTTACTGCCTTCATCATGGTATTCGGTTCAAGCGCCACGTTAAGCCAATAAACTGACTTACTTGTAAATGCTGCTTCACTGACCGTCCCAGTTTCCTCCGGTGACAGGGCAAAGTCAATCCCGGGCTTTTCTTCCTGTTCTTCCACCTGATTTTTTCCGGCAAACGGCTTGCTTTTTTGTGCCAGAGCTCCGGTCTCGGTGATGGTCCTCATCTGAGAGGTCAGATCACCATAATCGACTGAAATATCTGAACGTTGCTCGACCTGCGCCAACATCATTTTTACTTTATCAGTTACCGCCAGCAGCACATCGATTATCTCGTTAGTGACCAGCATCTTTCCCTGTCTCATTTTATCGAGCAGGTCTTCTGCGGCGTGCGTTAATTCAACGATCGGGGTAAATCCCATGGTTCCTGAGGCGCCCTTTAAGCTATGCGCACTTCTGAAAAGATCATTAACCAGTGAAATATTTTCGCCGTCTCTTTCCAACTGCAAAAGACCAGAGCCAAGCTTTTCAACCTGCTCCTGTGAATCAAGCAAGTAGAACTCCAGAAAGTCATCGAGGTCTATTCCCATATTCTTCTCGCCTTGGCTCAATTTTCTCCCCCCCTTTGTCATCATTGTTGTTCCGACAAGTTCTTCATATAATTGTTTAAAGAAAACTAAAAATTTTATAATTAACCCAAATTACAAAGTTCGCCGTTTCTTGTTAAAATCCTCCAAATAGTCTAGATTATATGCAATTTTTCTGCAGCATTGTCGAAATTTATAGCTCATTTTATTTTAAGTTAAATCGTAAAATTTTCAAAGCCTAAAATCTAATGGTAATAACATACAAACAATTTACAAACATTGGTTTTCTCCAAAAAAAAATCCCTTGCTCAGGATTTTCTTTTGGGACCGTTTTATTGGAGAACTATTTCGATTTGTCGATAAACCTTGGCTCACGGGACACTGGGCTACCATAGGCAAATTTCATCTTTTTTACCCCTCTGATACGGGAAAGCTCTATTTTCACAGATTCTAATTCTGTCTGGATTTTAGGTATGATCTGCTGATCTATCTCCCGAATCTTATCCAGGGAGATTCCCAGCGCATCATGAATCTCGCAGAACTGACAATATTCAGTATCACTCAGATAAGGCTTCAGCAGCTCATTGCGAAATTGCAAAACGCCGATGGCCTGACAAAGTTCATTTTTCAGCTGTGATGATTTATCAATATCTGATTTGAATTCGGCAAACGTCTGAGCCCTTGTTTCCGAAAACTTCTGAAGCAGTGCGTCAAATATTTCTTCCTGTTCGGTAAGCACAAGGGCGTCCGCTGTTTCCGGATGGGAAAGGGTCCTTTTATCCTGCTTGCTTGTCTGGTAATCATCCAATACTCTGTTATATTCCGTTAAAACCGCCAAGTGCTGCTCGCACTGCGGAAGAAGACGCTGATAGA comes from the Dehalobacter sp. genome and includes:
- a CDS encoding chemotaxis protein CheW, translated to MAEEQMVTFSLGSEEFGVDIMKVQEIIRIPPVTRVPKARSYIEGVINLRGNVIPIVNLRSRFGMPPGEETDLSRIVVLQIDSRVFGIMVDSVTEVLRLDSEAIEPPPPIALGMDSNYIRGVGKISERLLILLKLDQLMGGDGMNEQIA
- a CDS encoding chemotaxis protein CheA is translated as MGIDLDDFLEFYLLDSQEQVEKLGSGLLQLERDGENISLVNDLFRSAHSLKGASGTMGFTPIVELTHAAEDLLDKMRQGKMLVTNEIIDVLLAVTDKVKMMLAQVEQRSDISVDYGDLTSQMRTITETGALAQKSKPFAGKNQVEEQEEKPGIDFALSPEETGTVSEAAFTSKSVYWLNVALEPNTMMKAVRAVMVIQRLELLGNVVKIIPSIDELEVCEALEFNILFVTNESQEDIRADILEVSEIYDAQVTNYTLPESDAPEIGLTVQAEEANPVRTEKNVEEPIQMGRSKQANQPTEQNTNVQPQKDINQVHTIRVDTARMDNLINLVGEMVITRTRLVKIGQDLQTENQSDPLVASLNEANVYLGRLMNDLQESVMRLRMVPIGTVFSRYPRLVRDFCRKTGKRIELVIHGEETELDKTVIEMIGDPLTHIIRNSVDHGIEAPEERLTVGKSGVGTITLDAYHEGNHIAIIVSDDGSGLNIDKIYKKALEKGLVSEREGLSDSDIANLIFLPGFSTADQVTDISGRGVGMDVVKKAITNLGGIIDIKTSKGVGTSMIIRLPLTLAIIQALLVEVGKETYAVPLSSVVETLLVNKRDIKSVGSLPMVQLRGNTLPLISLKQKFDLPESETINEEVYVVVVGLGDKTVGIIVDELQGQQEVVIKSLGDYLNGLPGIAGATILGDGKVTLILDIGSLLQDILIKR